The following proteins are co-located in the Pseudomonas fluorescens genome:
- the leuC gene encoding 3-isopropylmalate dehydratase large subunit, with product MTARTLYDKHIDSHTVCPLDDQGHVLLYIDRQVINEYTSPQAFSGMREAGRKVWRPGTALAVVDHVNPTTPTRTATMPDAAGARQVSYLAENCQDFGIELLDILDKRQGIEHVIAPEQGFILPGMVIAAGDSHTTTYGALGAFGFGIGTSEIEHLLASQTLVYKRLKSMRVTVDGKLARGLTSKDVIMALIGKIGASGATGYAIEFRGSTVDALSVEARMTICNMAVEAGARGAFMAPDEKVFAYLKGKPRAPKGALWEQALVGWRQLHSDADAVFDQEVQLDASTLEPMVTWGTSPDQAAPIGARVPDPQEVSDLILRQDMRRALNYMGLEAGMPLSDIVISHAFIGSCTNARIEDLRDAASVVRGKHVADHVRAMIVPGSTAVRDQAEAEGLAAIFIDAGFEWRQSGCSMCLAMNDDVLAPGDRCASSTNRNFEGRQGAGARTHLMSPAMVAAAAITGRLTDIRHFGDRA from the coding sequence ATGACTGCCAGAACCCTCTACGACAAACACATCGATTCCCATACGGTGTGCCCCCTGGACGACCAGGGCCATGTCCTTCTGTACATCGACCGCCAGGTGATCAACGAATACACCAGCCCCCAGGCGTTCAGCGGCATGCGCGAGGCCGGGCGTAAGGTTTGGCGCCCTGGCACGGCGCTGGCGGTGGTTGACCATGTAAACCCCACCACGCCCACGCGTACTGCGACGATGCCCGATGCGGCCGGCGCGCGGCAGGTGTCGTACCTGGCGGAAAACTGCCAGGATTTCGGCATCGAGCTGCTGGATATCCTCGACAAGCGCCAAGGCATCGAACACGTGATTGCGCCGGAGCAGGGCTTCATTTTGCCGGGCATGGTGATCGCCGCCGGTGATAGCCACACCACCACCTACGGCGCATTGGGCGCGTTCGGGTTTGGCATCGGCACCTCCGAAATCGAGCACCTGCTGGCCTCGCAGACCCTGGTCTACAAGCGCCTGAAAAGCATGCGTGTGACCGTCGACGGCAAACTGGCGCGCGGCCTGACCTCCAAGGACGTGATCATGGCGCTGATCGGCAAGATCGGCGCGTCCGGTGCCACCGGCTACGCCATTGAGTTTCGCGGTTCCACCGTGGATGCGCTGAGTGTCGAAGCGCGCATGACCATCTGCAACATGGCCGTGGAAGCCGGTGCGCGCGGCGCATTCATGGCGCCGGACGAAAAAGTTTTCGCCTACCTCAAGGGCAAGCCTCGCGCGCCGAAAGGCGCGTTGTGGGAACAGGCACTGGTCGGCTGGCGCCAGCTGCATTCGGATGCCGACGCCGTGTTTGATCAAGAAGTGCAGCTCGATGCCAGCACCCTGGAACCCATGGTCACTTGGGGCACCAGCCCCGACCAGGCCGCCCCCATCGGCGCCCGCGTGCCCGACCCGCAAGAGGTGAGCGACCTGATCCTGCGCCAGGACATGCGCCGCGCGCTGAATTACATGGGCCTGGAGGCCGGCATGCCGCTGAGCGATATCGTGATCAGCCATGCGTTTATCGGCTCTTGCACCAATGCCCGCATCGAGGACCTGCGCGACGCTGCCAGTGTGGTGCGCGGCAAACACGTGGCCGACCACGTACGGGCGATGATTGTCCCCGGCTCCACCGCCGTGCGCGACCAGGCCGAAGCCGAAGGGCTCGCGGCGATCTTTATCGACGCCGGCTTCGAATGGCGCCAGTCCGGCTGCTCGATGTGCCTGGCGATGAACGACGATGTGCTGGCCCCCGGCGACCGCTGCGCGTCCAGCACCAACCGCAACTTCGAAGGGCGCCAGGGCGCCGGCGCCCGCACTCACCTGATGAGCCCGGCCATGGTCGCCGCCGCCGCCATCACCGGCCGCCTCACCGATATTCGTCACTTTGGAGACCGCGCATGA
- a CDS encoding PepSY-associated TM helix domain-containing protein, with translation MSNVHTSKKSRSKLWFLVHSWLALPIWFFVLIVCVTGTLAVVSQEIVWLANPDIRASKPSEDARMLSFDQVIAAIKREEPQVIVQSIIRPDETHFALSVDLSYPDGRSVEAYVNPYTGAIQGISPAFDFKQFTRALHGWWLVPFTNGFSWGWYLVSALGLPLLASLVTGLVVYKRFWKGFLRPTLRIRHGARIFWGDFHRLSGIWSIWFIAVISITGTWFLIQAILGDNQISISSEPIVPVIAREKVPMSAPGVPAPMIPLDDAIEIASQRIPGLDATFVFLPLNAYSHLQIGGRGWYPLMFQTAQLNPYSGEIAVSHLLSDRSTLEFVTESMRPLHTGDFGGLWIKLIWAFFGLVLSMMVLSGLLIWTKRTALATLNALKRSNKASRQPAALPARQAETSEANG, from the coding sequence ATGTCTAACGTTCACACGTCAAAGAAGTCACGTTCAAAACTCTGGTTTCTGGTGCACAGCTGGCTGGCGTTACCCATCTGGTTTTTTGTGCTGATCGTCTGCGTGACCGGCACCCTGGCGGTGGTCAGCCAGGAAATCGTGTGGCTGGCCAACCCGGATATCCGTGCAAGCAAGCCGTCGGAAGATGCCCGGATGCTGAGCTTTGACCAGGTGATCGCCGCGATCAAACGCGAAGAGCCCCAAGTGATTGTGCAGTCGATCATCCGCCCGGACGAAACGCACTTCGCCCTCAGTGTCGACCTCAGCTACCCGGATGGGCGCTCCGTCGAGGCCTACGTCAACCCCTACACCGGGGCGATCCAGGGCATCAGCCCAGCCTTCGATTTCAAGCAATTTACCCGCGCCCTGCACGGCTGGTGGCTGGTGCCGTTCACTAATGGCTTCAGTTGGGGGTGGTACCTGGTCTCGGCGCTCGGCCTGCCGTTGCTGGCGTCACTGGTGACCGGGCTGGTGGTCTACAAGCGTTTCTGGAAGGGTTTTCTGCGACCGACCCTGCGTATCCGTCACGGTGCGCGAATCTTCTGGGGGGACTTCCATCGCCTGAGCGGGATCTGGTCAATCTGGTTTATCGCGGTGATTTCCATCACCGGCACGTGGTTCCTGATCCAGGCGATCCTGGGGGACAACCAGATTTCCATCTCCAGCGAACCGATCGTCCCCGTGATCGCCCGTGAGAAGGTGCCGATGTCCGCGCCGGGTGTGCCGGCACCGATGATCCCACTGGACGACGCCATCGAGATTGCCAGCCAACGCATTCCCGGGCTGGATGCGACGTTTGTGTTCCTGCCGCTCAACGCCTATAGCCACCTGCAAATCGGCGGGCGCGGCTGGTACCCGCTGATGTTCCAGACGGCCCAACTCAACCCGTACAGCGGCGAGATCGCGGTGTCGCACTTGCTGTCCGACCGCTCAACGCTGGAGTTCGTCACCGAATCCATGCGCCCGCTGCACACCGGCGACTTTGGCGGGCTGTGGATCAAGCTGATCTGGGCGTTCTTCGGCCTGGTGCTGAGCATGATGGTGTTGAGTGGCCTGCTGATCTGGACCAAGCGCACCGCCCTGGCCACCCTCAATGCACTCAAGCGCAGCAATAAGGCGTCGCGCCAACCGGCCGCCCTCCCCGCCAGGCAGGCTGAAACCTCGGAGGCCAACGGATGA
- a CDS encoding MFS transporter: MHVLNVEPESTRSTRNARLIIFARGVSDFGAFLNMVALSTYVYWLSHSVMFVSVFLACRVTGGIIASLFGIAFFRRFAGRGTLAGLDLARALLLMPLLVLIPTHQLSVLPFIAFGIGLCNSLFAIGLNSQLPTWVALEQRVSTNAWITSAAATGAVFGSLLSGGLIATAGFEAVFAVNIGTYMVAACLILPLRALYSGAMSVHRGLAAEWHELKKGLRSAPVLAAMLLISLLDTLGSAAHNVGWPVLSQYISPDTAKTVMGYLLAVWACGKFVGARLASAVLKSRGTAGMERLFMAGVALMSSGFILTFQQSELWLALVWVVWAGLGDGISEVALVSRAQSEPDSLRLPLFSLLTLIQMAGFGVGMLVVGPFYLTWAPAQVIVLFHGLPLTALVVMGLWLGYSANRGVRSTTP, translated from the coding sequence ATGCACGTGCTGAACGTTGAGCCTGAATCAACGCGCTCGACCCGCAATGCACGCTTGATCATCTTCGCGCGCGGGGTGTCGGATTTCGGCGCGTTCCTCAACATGGTGGCGTTGTCCACTTACGTGTATTGGCTCAGCCACAGCGTGATGTTTGTCAGTGTCTTCCTGGCGTGCCGCGTTACCGGTGGGATTATTGCGAGCCTGTTCGGGATTGCTTTTTTCAGGCGCTTTGCCGGACGAGGCACGTTGGCCGGGCTGGACCTTGCCCGAGCCTTATTGCTGATGCCGCTGCTGGTGTTGATACCGACACATCAGCTCAGCGTGCTGCCCTTCATCGCGTTTGGCATCGGCTTGTGCAATTCGTTGTTTGCGATTGGCCTGAACAGTCAGTTGCCCACCTGGGTAGCGCTGGAGCAGCGGGTTTCCACCAATGCATGGATTACTTCTGCGGCCGCCACCGGTGCGGTGTTTGGCAGCTTGTTGTCTGGGGGGCTGATTGCCACGGCGGGATTCGAAGCCGTGTTTGCCGTGAACATCGGCACCTATATGGTTGCCGCCTGCCTGATCCTGCCGTTGCGGGCGTTGTACTCAGGTGCGATGTCCGTGCATCGAGGCCTCGCGGCTGAATGGCATGAACTGAAGAAAGGCCTGCGGAGCGCGCCGGTGCTGGCCGCGATGTTATTGATCAGCCTGCTCGACACCCTTGGCAGCGCTGCGCATAACGTCGGCTGGCCGGTGTTGTCCCAGTACATTTCGCCCGATACGGCAAAGACCGTGATGGGCTACCTGCTGGCGGTTTGGGCCTGTGGCAAGTTCGTGGGCGCGCGGCTGGCCAGTGCCGTGTTGAAAAGTCGTGGTACCGCAGGCATGGAGCGCCTGTTTATGGCCGGTGTGGCGCTGATGTCCAGCGGCTTTATCCTGACCTTCCAACAAAGCGAACTGTGGCTGGCGCTGGTGTGGGTGGTGTGGGCGGGGTTGGGAGATGGTATTTCCGAGGTGGCCTTGGTTTCCCGCGCGCAGAGTGAACCGGATAGCCTGCGCCTGCCGCTCTTCAGTTTATTGACCCTGATCCAGATGGCCGGCTTTGGCGTAGGCATGCTCGTGGTCGGGCCGTTCTACCTGACGTGGGCGCCGGCCCAAGTGAT
- the leuD gene encoding 3-isopropylmalate dehydratase small subunit: MSLQPFTQVTGKAAPMLAANIDTDVIMPKQFLKGIDRSGLDRGLFFDLRFLASGEPNPAFVLNQPAWQGACFMVVGPNFGCGSSREHAVWGLKQMGIRALIGSRFAGIFYDNCQRNGVLLITLDDALLQALGQTVSQPEQAQISVDLQAQQIRLADGQVIPFQIDTLRKTALLLGLDAIGSTLQRSDQIQAFERRHLAANPWLG, translated from the coding sequence ATGAGCCTGCAACCGTTCACCCAGGTCACCGGCAAGGCTGCGCCGATGCTTGCAGCGAATATCGACACCGACGTGATCATGCCCAAGCAATTTCTCAAGGGCATCGACCGCAGCGGTCTCGACCGAGGGTTGTTCTTCGACCTGCGCTTCCTCGCGTCAGGCGAGCCCAACCCGGCATTCGTGCTCAACCAGCCGGCCTGGCAGGGCGCGTGCTTTATGGTGGTCGGGCCGAACTTCGGCTGTGGCTCCAGCCGTGAGCATGCGGTGTGGGGCTTGAAGCAAATGGGGATTCGCGCGCTGATCGGCAGCCGCTTTGCCGGGATTTTTTATGACAACTGCCAGCGTAACGGCGTGTTGTTGATCACTCTGGACGATGCGCTGCTGCAGGCGCTCGGGCAGACCGTAAGCCAGCCTGAACAGGCGCAGATCAGTGTGGATCTGCAGGCGCAGCAGATTCGCCTCGCGGACGGCCAGGTGATCCCCTTCCAGATCGACACCTTGCGCAAGACCGCGCTGCTGCTCGGCCTGGATGCGATTGGCAGCACTTTGCAGCGCAGTGACCAGATCCAGGCGTTCGAGCGCAGGCACCTGGCGGCCAACCCCTGGCTTGGTTGA